The following coding sequences are from one Parabacteroides pacaensis window:
- a CDS encoding DUF5018 domain-containing protein, which translates to MKVNKINNTLKAVTTAFLLTSLFSCESPDMDKGVTYDKGLLNFFVKIPGESTEYGATRTGPYNDGDTLYIKVPTTEESPLDITRLTAYASLENNCYIHPALTGETDFSHPLQIHVTDGVGIQRTHYIKILPTPPKTSFKKLWFKNSAELSLTHPYISGIAAHGNNLYVHDADIWSAADGIRVYDKMSGELKKTIPSPTTFTMQVKTDDAGHIIVNRYNEYGAGFVVYYYEDENSAAKEILNYTAGAGCPALLGRKMSVTGNLKEGKAYIYTTAPETMEFYYWEFNNGVPVKTIPEKVRYANAQENWAYASVKRESIADDANHFITYCIYDANDGTALAKGSRFEIFPPSMDITRMNPKNNLYKIFDFDVFTIQGDQFLVTLEQGFWAWDGVVMKVFEITDRNNLNLVPDDAVYAQFKLLESDVYGEVNYNKWGDVAAVTDGYDVYLYASIACGAADKAGILAYKMTYFPQ; encoded by the coding sequence ATGAAAGTAAATAAAATAAACAATACACTGAAAGCCGTAACAACCGCTTTCCTACTAACCAGTCTCTTTTCTTGCGAATCGCCCGACATGGATAAAGGGGTGACGTACGACAAAGGCCTGCTTAACTTCTTCGTAAAAATCCCCGGCGAATCGACCGAGTACGGAGCCACCCGGACAGGCCCCTACAACGATGGGGATACTCTGTACATCAAAGTACCCACCACCGAAGAAAGCCCGCTCGATATTACCCGGCTTACCGCTTATGCCAGCTTGGAAAACAATTGCTATATCCATCCTGCCCTGACAGGCGAAACGGACTTCTCACACCCCCTGCAAATACATGTAACCGACGGAGTGGGCATCCAACGTACCCATTATATAAAAATACTTCCCACGCCACCCAAGACTTCTTTCAAGAAGTTATGGTTCAAAAACTCCGCAGAATTAAGCCTTACCCATCCCTATATTTCCGGCATAGCAGCTCACGGAAACAACCTGTACGTGCACGATGCGGATATATGGAGTGCCGCAGACGGTATCCGGGTGTACGACAAGATGAGCGGAGAATTGAAAAAAACAATTCCCTCCCCTACCACCTTCACTATGCAAGTCAAGACAGATGATGCCGGACATATCATAGTGAACCGTTATAACGAATACGGAGCAGGCTTTGTAGTATATTATTACGAAGATGAAAACAGTGCAGCCAAAGAAATACTGAATTACACAGCCGGAGCAGGCTGTCCCGCCCTGCTAGGCCGCAAAATGAGCGTTACCGGAAACTTGAAAGAAGGGAAAGCCTACATCTATACCACCGCTCCGGAAACCATGGAATTCTACTACTGGGAGTTTAACAACGGAGTGCCGGTAAAGACCATCCCCGAAAAAGTCCGGTACGCCAATGCACAAGAAAATTGGGCATACGCCTCGGTAAAAAGAGAATCGATAGCAGACGATGCGAACCACTTCATCACCTATTGCATTTATGATGCAAACGACGGCACAGCCCTCGCCAAAGGAAGCCGCTTCGAAATATTCCCACCCAGCATGGATATTACCCGGATGAACCCTAAAAATAATCTCTACAAGATCTTCGATTTCGATGTGTTCACCATCCAGGGCGATCAATTCCTCGTCACACTGGAACAAGGTTTCTGGGCATGGGACGGAGTAGTGATGAAAGTATTCGAAATCACAGACCGGAATAACTTGAATCTGGTTCCGGATGATGCCGTCTACGCACAATTCAAGCTGCTCGAATCGGATGTATACGGAGAGGTAAACTATAACAAATGGGGAGATGTGGCAGCCGTAACGGATGGATACGACGTGTATCTTTACGCTTCCATAGCTTGCGGTGCAGCGGATAAAGCCGGTATCCTGGCTTACAAAATGACCTATTTCCCGCAGTAA
- a CDS encoding DUF4434 domain-containing protein, translating into MKHLFIALLSTYIVGACTSTSSGPAPDSSSSAGKEILDRTKATKLLNTFDEEACNVYQIEAGENAPSATLSKSVDPADKAEGEGSFSLKYQFSGKTLSQAPEYVLLEEVWADYRPDLSFHPLGISLWIKGENGNTDCLRIQLIQDKTLTAPRNQRTLFAYTHPTPLNNTEWQRLVIPYSAFRLYKNTQGEETLELARVTGYRIEIVNTSGKAHTGNVKIDALEQLTSYQPEYTPARFSSLFIQLNSVYEGENWDAAFKACKEADINTWIIQYSQGFGYENEVSWYSGTQAPWNKTQYSLIDSMVTAAERQDFKLIFGLFGGDYTGDKNDAALYEDLYRKNQWVIDEIYEKFASSPCFAGWYITEEFHDGSYPDGCWQNNPARDLLADYLQKVAAYCKTKSPKYPVQIAPALFRGKPADLCGEWFKAIFRKTPDIDVLYLQDIGGRCLVDIDVDLPNYFAQIKKACDETGVEFGVDIESFKNCWCPDVPYRAKSWDELQEQLEVAGMFTQHITNFSWATFRPGTGAFDEYKSYLKNKQQK; encoded by the coding sequence ATGAAACATCTATTCATCGCACTACTAAGTACGTATATAGTAGGAGCATGCACTTCCACTTCTTCCGGTCCCGCACCCGATTCCTCCTCTTCCGCAGGAAAAGAAATACTAGACCGGACAAAAGCCACCAAGTTATTGAACACCTTCGACGAAGAAGCCTGCAACGTCTACCAGATAGAAGCAGGAGAAAATGCCCCCTCTGCCACATTATCGAAATCCGTAGACCCAGCAGACAAAGCCGAAGGCGAAGGCTCCTTTAGCCTGAAATACCAATTTTCAGGCAAAACACTCAGCCAAGCCCCTGAATATGTGCTGCTGGAAGAAGTTTGGGCAGACTATCGTCCCGACCTTTCATTCCATCCCCTGGGCATTTCCCTCTGGATAAAAGGAGAAAACGGCAACACAGACTGCTTGCGCATCCAACTGATACAGGATAAAACACTAACAGCCCCCCGCAACCAACGCACCCTCTTTGCCTACACTCATCCTACCCCCTTAAACAACACGGAATGGCAGCGGTTGGTAATCCCTTACTCCGCTTTCCGGCTATATAAAAACACGCAAGGAGAGGAAACCCTCGAGCTGGCACGCGTCACAGGCTACCGGATCGAAATAGTAAACACCTCCGGGAAAGCACACACAGGAAATGTGAAAATAGACGCACTCGAACAACTCACCTCCTACCAGCCGGAGTATACCCCCGCCCGGTTCAGCAGCCTGTTTATCCAGCTAAACAGCGTATACGAAGGAGAAAACTGGGACGCAGCTTTCAAAGCATGCAAAGAAGCAGATATAAATACGTGGATCATCCAGTACAGCCAAGGATTCGGCTACGAGAATGAAGTCTCCTGGTACTCCGGAACCCAAGCCCCTTGGAATAAAACCCAATACAGCCTGATAGATAGCATGGTAACGGCAGCCGAAAGACAAGACTTTAAACTGATCTTCGGCCTGTTCGGAGGTGATTATACCGGCGACAAAAACGATGCAGCCCTCTACGAAGACCTCTACCGGAAAAACCAATGGGTGATTGACGAGATTTACGAAAAATTCGCCTCCAGCCCTTGCTTTGCCGGATGGTACATTACGGAAGAATTTCACGATGGCTCTTACCCCGACGGATGCTGGCAAAACAATCCGGCACGCGATCTGTTGGCAGATTACCTCCAAAAAGTAGCAGCCTATTGCAAGACAAAATCACCCAAATACCCCGTACAGATCGCTCCCGCCTTGTTCCGCGGCAAGCCCGCCGATTTATGCGGCGAATGGTTCAAAGCCATCTTCCGGAAAACACCCGATATCGATGTACTATACCTGCAAGACATCGGAGGCCGTTGCCTCGTAGATATCGACGTAGACCTTCCGAACTACTTTGCCCAAATCAAAAAAGCATGCGATGAAACAGGCGTGGAATTCGGAGTAGACATCGAGTCGTTTAAAAACTGTTGGTGTCCCGATGTCCCCTACCGCGCCAAAAGCTGGGACGAACTACAAGAACAACTCGAAGTAGCCGGCATGTTTACCCAACACATCACCAATTTCAGTTGGGCTACTTTCCGGCCGGGAACAGGCGCATTCGACGAATATAAAAGCTACCTTAAAAACAAACAACAAAAATAA
- a CDS encoding ADP-ribosylglycohydrolase family protein codes for MEKITRNKLQGITLFFSILLLFSTACRNEKHPPLQPTLSHSQLFDKVKGAWAGQTLGCTYGGPTEFRYVGTMMQDYIPIPWSEQEVKKWFDNAPGLYDDIYVDLTFVNVFEKYGLDAPADSFATAFLRAGFPLCHANQMARYNLMRGLMPPACGHWKNNPHADCLDFQIEADFAGIMTPGMPNTAATLCDRIGHIMSYGDGWYGGVYVAAMYSLAYISNDIEFIVTEALKTIPEKSLFHQCMQDVIRWHKQYPDDWKRTWLEIERNWSEDTACPDGVQLPFNIETKVNAAYIILGLLYGEGDFYRTLDISTRAGQDSDCNPASAGGILGTMLGYSHIPECFRKALPCVEDRPFSHTDISLNRAYQLSTRHAIQEILAQGGKQEGELFTISYQPPVPVRFEQSFEGLFLKGKEPLNQSVSTFTTLDFEGTGLVIKGRIQGNGPSDYVADLDVYLNDSFIETCKLPLFFDHRKHELFFNYDLPKNTYKLTCKWTNPIPDVDIWMTEAIMYTDRKTLPPLPCPTYK; via the coding sequence ATGGAAAAAATAACCCGTAATAAACTTCAAGGAATCACTCTATTCTTCTCCATCCTCCTCCTTTTTTCCACCGCATGCCGGAACGAAAAACACCCGCCCCTTCAACCCACTTTATCCCATAGCCAACTCTTCGATAAAGTAAAAGGCGCATGGGCAGGACAAACCCTAGGCTGCACTTACGGCGGTCCTACCGAATTCCGCTACGTAGGAACCATGATGCAAGACTACATCCCCATTCCCTGGAGCGAACAAGAAGTAAAAAAATGGTTCGACAACGCTCCCGGCCTGTACGATGACATCTATGTAGACCTTACCTTCGTAAACGTCTTCGAAAAATACGGACTGGACGCTCCCGCCGACTCGTTTGCCACAGCTTTCCTCCGCGCCGGCTTTCCCCTGTGCCATGCCAACCAGATGGCACGCTATAACTTAATGCGAGGACTAATGCCACCAGCTTGCGGCCATTGGAAAAATAATCCCCACGCCGATTGCCTCGACTTCCAGATCGAAGCCGATTTTGCCGGAATCATGACTCCCGGCATGCCTAACACAGCAGCCACGCTATGCGACCGGATAGGCCACATCATGTCTTACGGAGACGGCTGGTACGGCGGTGTATATGTCGCAGCCATGTATTCACTTGCCTACATAAGCAACGACATAGAATTTATAGTCACTGAAGCCTTGAAAACCATCCCGGAAAAAAGCCTTTTCCACCAATGCATGCAAGACGTCATCCGCTGGCACAAACAATATCCGGACGACTGGAAAAGAACCTGGCTGGAAATAGAAAGGAACTGGAGCGAAGACACAGCCTGTCCGGACGGTGTGCAACTCCCCTTCAATATAGAAACCAAAGTAAACGCAGCCTATATCATCTTAGGATTACTCTATGGCGAAGGAGATTTCTACCGCACCCTCGATATCTCCACCCGTGCCGGTCAAGACTCCGATTGTAACCCCGCTTCCGCCGGAGGGATCCTGGGTACGATGCTCGGTTATAGCCATATTCCCGAATGTTTCCGGAAAGCTCTACCCTGTGTGGAAGACCGTCCTTTTTCCCATACGGACATTTCCCTTAACCGGGCTTACCAACTAAGCACCCGGCATGCCATACAGGAAATCTTAGCCCAAGGAGGAAAACAGGAAGGCGAACTCTTTACCATTTCTTACCAACCACCCGTACCGGTACGTTTCGAACAAAGCTTCGAAGGCCTATTTTTAAAAGGAAAAGAACCGCTCAACCAGTCCGTATCCACCTTTACTACATTAGATTTCGAAGGAACAGGTTTAGTAATAAAAGGAAGGATACAGGGAAACGGCCCTTCCGATTATGTCGCCGATTTGGACGTATATCTAAACGATTCCTTCATCGAAACCTGTAAACTCCCTCTGTTTTTCGACCATCGTAAACACGAACTATTTTTCAATTACGACCTCCCGAAAAACACCTACAAGCTCACTTGCAAATGGACAAACCCCATACCGGATGTCGACATCTGGATGACAGAAGCTATTATGTATACCGACCGGAAAACGCTTCCTCCCCTTCCATGTCCCACTTATAAGTGA
- a CDS encoding helix-turn-helix domain-containing protein: MKETYKEIVRSVPNSDCAFKYIELSRGIVLPVWGREKNVLLFVLEGKMKVTGEDGVTRNLSNGNFMMIPKTESWKGVGMQDTRLVILLFNMVDNVWTSTKIKKLLDAADGKVQKGYMALPICRPLEMFLDLMVLYAEEKDIDRSFYASKDSELLSLLYAFYSAEELGKMFYPLLHTNLDFKSFVEANYLKVESASELAELAGCSLVTLNRKFKEYYNDTAYQWIMKNKMVLIKKRLQTPTGSLAEIAKEFGFYSGSELNRFCQRQFGTSALKIRKQAVAKEKMKN; encoded by the coding sequence ATGAAAGAGACCTATAAAGAAATCGTACGTTCCGTCCCGAATAGTGATTGTGCTTTTAAATATATAGAATTAAGCCGGGGGATAGTGCTTCCTGTATGGGGCAGGGAGAAGAATGTATTGTTGTTTGTGCTGGAGGGGAAGATGAAGGTTACAGGAGAAGATGGAGTGACACGGAATCTTTCGAATGGTAATTTTATGATGATTCCCAAGACGGAGAGTTGGAAGGGGGTGGGGATGCAGGATACCCGGCTGGTGATTCTTTTGTTTAATATGGTGGATAATGTGTGGACTTCGACTAAGATTAAGAAGTTGTTGGATGCGGCGGATGGGAAGGTGCAGAAGGGGTATATGGCGCTGCCTATTTGCAGGCCGCTGGAAATGTTTTTGGATTTGATGGTGTTGTATGCGGAGGAGAAAGATATAGACCGGAGTTTTTATGCTTCGAAGGATAGTGAGTTGTTGTCTCTTTTGTATGCTTTTTATTCGGCGGAGGAGTTGGGAAAGATGTTTTATCCTTTGCTTCATACGAATTTGGATTTTAAGAGTTTTGTGGAGGCTAACTATTTGAAGGTGGAGAGTGCGTCGGAGTTGGCGGAGCTTGCCGGATGTAGCTTGGTGACGCTGAACCGGAAGTTTAAGGAGTATTATAATGATACGGCTTACCAGTGGATTATGAAAAATAAGATGGTGTTGATAAAGAAACGTCTTCAGACTCCGACGGGTTCTTTGGCTGAGATAGCTAAGGAGTTTGGATTTTATTCGGGGTCGGAATTGAACCGTTTTTGCCAAAGGCAATTCGGAACTTCTGCCTTGAAGATACGGAAACAGGCTGTAGCAAAAGAGAAAATGAAGAATTAG
- a CDS encoding glycosyltransferase family 4 protein, with product MKVCVLGTRGFPDIQGGVEKHCEFLYPLFPSKYEFVVFRRKPYVHSTKEYPCIKFIDLPSTKIKGFETIFHSFISTLYAIKERPQIVHIHNIGPALFSPLLRLFGLKVVLTYHSPNYEHKKWGYVARNLLKFSERVAFSTSSAIIFVNKFQREKYGKKLQDKSCYIPNGLCLPHPSYRTDYIESIGLVPGKYVLAVGRITPEKGFDCLLKAFALLQNKDYRLVIAGGVETETSYYEKLRTLISSKRVVFTGYVGGEKLNQLYSHASLYVLSSNNEGFPLVLLEAMSYGLNVLVSDIPATHLVDLNEEDYFLKGNVEDLSRKLKDKLNVSVQRVYNLEDFDWKKIMRQVSQIYDEVRF from the coding sequence ATGAAAGTTTGTGTTTTAGGAACGCGGGGGTTTCCCGACATTCAAGGAGGTGTAGAAAAGCATTGTGAGTTTCTATATCCTCTTTTCCCTTCGAAATATGAGTTTGTTGTGTTTAGAAGGAAACCGTATGTTCATTCGACGAAAGAATATCCTTGTATAAAATTTATTGATCTTCCTTCTACGAAAATAAAAGGTTTTGAAACCATTTTTCATTCGTTTATTTCTACGTTGTATGCTATAAAGGAACGACCGCAGATCGTTCATATTCATAACATAGGGCCTGCTCTTTTTTCTCCTTTATTGCGTTTGTTCGGCTTAAAAGTAGTTCTTACGTATCATAGTCCTAATTATGAGCATAAGAAGTGGGGATATGTTGCCCGGAATCTTCTGAAGTTTAGTGAACGGGTGGCTTTTTCTACTTCGTCTGCTATTATTTTTGTAAATAAATTTCAGAGGGAAAAATATGGAAAAAAGCTGCAAGATAAATCTTGTTATATTCCTAATGGGCTCTGTTTACCTCATCCTTCCTATCGTACCGACTATATAGAAAGTATCGGCCTGGTTCCTGGTAAATATGTTTTAGCAGTAGGACGAATAACACCTGAAAAAGGTTTTGATTGTTTATTAAAAGCGTTTGCTCTATTGCAAAATAAAGACTATAGGTTGGTGATTGCAGGTGGGGTAGAAACAGAGACAAGTTATTATGAGAAATTGAGAACTTTAATATCATCGAAGAGGGTTGTGTTTACAGGATATGTAGGTGGGGAAAAATTAAATCAGTTATATTCCCATGCAAGTCTATATGTATTGTCTTCGAATAACGAAGGTTTTCCTTTAGTGCTTTTGGAAGCTATGAGTTATGGTCTAAATGTACTGGTGAGTGATATTCCGGCAACTCATTTAGTTGATTTAAATGAGGAGGATTATTTTTTAAAAGGGAACGTGGAAGATTTATCTAGGAAATTAAAGGACAAATTGAATGTTTCAGTACAGCGGGTATATAATTTGGAGGATTTTGATTGGAAAAAAATTATGAGACAAGTTTCACAAATATATGATGAAGTGAGATTTTGA